In a single window of the Olivibacter sp. SDN3 genome:
- a CDS encoding hemopexin repeat-containing protein, which yields MKQLILFTENYNLFLDELEQIKGKVVEQLTDYAVIADIPEDLTPDSLRFATERPDFDIDDQTDSILRRTLVQKKGNDVSGAKSSHVNTFFIGVNASFARAYNKKIYLFFGRHYARLSEGSPYLDSGYPKPIAGNWKGLPKSFEAGIDAVFQHLSDEKIYIFKGDQYLRYSSIPKGVDPGYPKPIAGNWKGLPKSFEAGIDTVFQRQSDGKIYIFKGDQYVRMNTIEEGVEVGYPKSIALMWPGLPADFQSGIDAALMRKENGKIYFFKGTQYIRFTDVNKGVDEGYPKPIAINWFNQLKDVTFGLSKKPEPDSGGTRTSVAINSKGQVLEVHCSEVASKMWHRIGQTTQMDVKWEKSVHYDYGADPFISMNDQGTLVEVHKSQSSVSLWYHIGKLQNNLVSWGPSHEYDKGELPSVAINNEHWCVEVHGSQGSAKGLWYRLGKVDPRSDKIVWQFENSVRYGSGYRPRVAMNNQGVVVEIHTNESGNDNLWYTVGQLNTKEKKIDWGKAVWLSKGSTPTVALDDEGFVIETHNGVKSVKLWSSVGKVYVEKKQIEWANAKHFNDGAKPSVACALDGSIAIQTHESDVVENTIWYSTSLITERKKWMEHMYDHLKNKPLWQITIPGSHDAGAYKMSETRVPSKCRTLKFDKINIGKITRLFSETQFLTLGQQLNAGARFFDLRPTKHDGRFYAYHDNIGASFHDMLDDIQSFLRSTSRELIILKISTFCSFNEEQHREFSQLIQDKIGPYIRKPQGNPLTSTFDTLVQDGSNVIVWYDADFTPFPNAFYRGISIYDKYANKDDYEEMRKDQLEKLISNPGNAKQLFLLSWTLTFKDVWSIINKGIKITLHDISKAANGNLGQFLATAPKDKQINIVYVDFLEDARVTDCVITLNRNA from the coding sequence ATGAAACAGCTTATTCTATTTACCGAAAACTACAACCTATTTTTAGATGAACTGGAACAAATCAAAGGAAAAGTAGTCGAACAATTAACAGACTATGCGGTCATCGCCGACATTCCCGAGGATCTAACGCCCGATAGCTTGCGATTCGCAACTGAAAGGCCTGATTTCGATATCGATGACCAAACAGACTCCATACTCCGTAGAACCTTGGTACAGAAAAAGGGAAATGACGTGAGCGGAGCTAAATCAAGCCATGTAAACACCTTTTTCATTGGCGTAAACGCTTCCTTTGCGCGTGCCTACAACAAGAAAATATACCTGTTCTTTGGTAGGCACTACGCCCGACTAAGCGAGGGTAGCCCTTATCTTGATTCAGGCTACCCAAAACCTATCGCCGGTAACTGGAAAGGCTTACCCAAATCTTTTGAGGCAGGCATAGATGCTGTCTTCCAACATCTATCCGACGAAAAGATATACATTTTTAAAGGCGATCAGTACTTGCGTTACTCCTCAATTCCTAAAGGTGTCGACCCCGGCTACCCGAAACCCATTGCCGGTAACTGGAAAGGCCTACCCAAATCTTTTGAAGCAGGCATAGATACCGTCTTTCAGCGGCAATCCGACGGGAAGATATATATTTTTAAAGGCGATCAATACGTCCGTATGAATACGATTGAAGAGGGTGTTGAAGTGGGCTACCCCAAAAGTATTGCCCTCATGTGGCCGGGTCTTCCGGCTGATTTTCAATCTGGAATCGATGCAGCTTTAATGCGTAAAGAAAATGGAAAAATCTATTTTTTTAAGGGAACGCAGTACATCCGCTTTACTGATGTCAATAAAGGTGTTGATGAAGGTTATCCAAAGCCAATTGCCATCAATTGGTTCAATCAACTAAAAGATGTCACTTTCGGGCTATCCAAAAAACCTGAACCCGACAGCGGCGGCACCCGGACTTCGGTTGCCATTAATTCCAAAGGCCAGGTGCTCGAAGTGCACTGTTCTGAAGTTGCCAGCAAAATGTGGCATCGAATCGGACAAACCACGCAAATGGACGTGAAATGGGAAAAAAGTGTTCATTATGACTACGGGGCAGATCCCTTTATCTCCATGAACGACCAAGGCACACTGGTTGAAGTACATAAATCCCAATCCTCCGTCAGCTTGTGGTACCATATAGGTAAACTGCAAAATAATCTAGTAAGCTGGGGACCCAGTCATGAATATGACAAAGGTGAGTTGCCTTCAGTCGCTATAAATAATGAACATTGGTGCGTTGAGGTTCATGGTTCTCAGGGATCGGCCAAAGGTCTTTGGTATCGGTTGGGCAAAGTAGATCCACGATCCGATAAAATAGTGTGGCAATTCGAAAATTCCGTTAGATATGGCTCAGGTTATCGACCAAGGGTGGCGATGAACAACCAAGGCGTTGTGGTTGAAATACATACGAATGAGTCGGGTAATGATAACCTTTGGTACACGGTTGGCCAATTGAACACAAAAGAAAAGAAAATTGACTGGGGAAAAGCTGTCTGGCTTTCAAAAGGCAGCACACCAACCGTCGCACTTGATGACGAGGGGTTCGTGATTGAAACCCATAATGGCGTAAAGTCCGTTAAGCTTTGGAGTAGTGTCGGTAAAGTCTATGTAGAAAAGAAGCAGATCGAATGGGCAAATGCCAAGCATTTCAATGATGGTGCCAAGCCATCTGTAGCTTGTGCCCTAGATGGATCTATCGCCATACAAACCCATGAGTCAGACGTCGTCGAAAATACCATTTGGTACTCTACTTCCCTGATCACTGAAAGAAAGAAGTGGATGGAGCATATGTATGATCATCTTAAAAACAAACCACTCTGGCAGATCACTATTCCGGGGAGTCATGACGCAGGCGCATATAAGATGTCTGAGACGCGTGTGCCAAGTAAATGTAGAACGTTAAAATTCGACAAAATCAATATCGGAAAAATCACCCGTTTGTTTTCGGAAACCCAATTTTTAACTTTAGGTCAGCAACTCAACGCCGGCGCACGATTCTTTGATTTACGGCCGACTAAACATGACGGCAGATTTTACGCCTATCATGACAATATTGGTGCCTCTTTTCATGATATGCTCGATGATATACAATCTTTTTTACGGTCAACCAGTAGAGAGCTGATTATTCTGAAAATCTCTACCTTTTGTTCTTTTAACGAAGAACAACATCGAGAATTTTCTCAACTTATTCAAGATAAAATCGGCCCCTATATCCGCAAACCCCAAGGTAACCCATTGACAAGCACCTTTGACACCTTAGTACAAGACGGTTCGAATGTTATTGTGTGGTACGATGCCGATTTTACCCCTTTTCCAAACGCTTTTTACCGAGGTATTTCGATTTATGATAAGTACGCCAATAAGGATGATTATGAAGAAATGCGAAAAGACCAGCTCGAAAAGCTGATTTCAAATCCTGGAAATGCAAAACAACTTTTCTTACTGTCTTGGACGCTCACCTTTAAAGATGTGTGGAGTATAATTAACAAAGGTATAAAAATCACTTTGCATGATATCAGCAAAGCCGCCAATGGCAATCTCGGTCAATTCCTGGCCACCGCTCCCAAAGACAAACAAATAAACATCGTTTATGTAGACTTCCTGGAAGATGCCCGGGTAACAGATTGTGTAATTACTTTAAACCGAAACGCTTAA
- a CDS encoding Crp/Fnr family transcriptional regulator, with amino-acid sequence MKANCSDWYHRLRKKYTIVNEEEWQLLDRMTEVKILKKGESFLQYGKIARYAAFVICGKFAFTIFDDEGNERILRFGFADDFLANCESYYRMEPSSITITALEDSIVRRINIKDVQPLYDLHMCIANVNLQIYQEIAEQDLEHQYILSLKSPVKRYKFLLKHRPAIIRKISLTNIAKYLYVSRESLSRARLNLLNRPPHFGD; translated from the coding sequence ATGAAGGCTAATTGCTCCGACTGGTATCATCGTCTTAGAAAAAAATATACAATCGTGAACGAGGAAGAATGGCAGCTGCTAGACCGGATGACTGAAGTAAAGATCCTAAAGAAAGGGGAAAGCTTTTTGCAGTACGGCAAGATTGCCCGTTATGCGGCCTTCGTTATTTGCGGCAAATTTGCTTTTACAATTTTTGACGATGAAGGAAATGAACGGATTCTAAGGTTTGGCTTTGCCGATGATTTTCTGGCTAATTGTGAAAGTTATTATCGGATGGAACCTTCGTCTATTACCATTACGGCCCTGGAAGATTCGATTGTAAGAAGGATCAACATTAAAGATGTACAGCCTTTATATGATCTGCATATGTGTATTGCTAACGTAAACCTTCAAATTTATCAGGAGATTGCAGAGCAGGATTTGGAGCATCAATATATCTTATCGCTGAAAAGTCCGGTAAAACGATATAAATTTTTACTAAAACATCGGCCAGCGATTATTAGGAAAATTTCACTGACCAACATTGCCAAATATCTCTACGTAAGCAGGGAGTCGCTGAGCAGGGCAAGATTAAACCTGCTTAATCGGCCTCCACACTTTGGTGACTGA
- a CDS encoding DUF2652 domain-containing protein → MLNSNKGLIFIVDISGYSQFIREVNPIEGMTVVRHLLNGIIAENHLRLNISEIEGDAILFYQFGNPLALEAVLGQFTAMLHSFQKILSGYRSKFPKVDKLSLKAVAHYGKMEEFEIDRFRKLYGNTLVDAHRLLKNSVPSSTYVLVTTDYLQEVYKSPLDYSTTCGTYQCDLYDVGSLCYAYFPLDDYKFVNEENDHHLNVFSKSNVREKLPV, encoded by the coding sequence ATGCTTAATAGTAACAAAGGTTTAATTTTCATTGTGGATATCAGCGGCTATTCGCAATTTATCAGGGAAGTAAATCCTATAGAAGGTATGACCGTCGTTCGTCATTTGCTAAATGGCATCATAGCAGAAAATCATTTACGCCTTAACATATCAGAAATAGAAGGAGACGCGATCTTGTTTTACCAGTTCGGTAATCCGCTTGCCCTTGAAGCGGTGCTGGGACAATTCACCGCAATGCTCCATAGCTTTCAGAAAATCCTTTCCGGATACCGTTCAAAATTTCCGAAAGTAGATAAGCTAAGTTTGAAAGCAGTTGCGCATTATGGTAAAATGGAGGAATTCGAAATCGATCGTTTTCGTAAACTTTATGGCAATACATTGGTGGATGCACATCGCCTGTTGAAAAACAGCGTTCCTTCTAGCACATACGTCTTGGTAACAACAGATTATCTACAGGAGGTATATAAATCCCCCTTGGATTACAGTACTACTTGCGGTACTTACCAATGCGACCTGTACGACGTGGGGTCTCTCTGCTATGCCTATTTCCCTCTCGATGACTACAAATTCGTTAATGAAGAAAATGATCATCACTTAAATGTATTTTCTAAAAGTAACGTAAGAGAGAAACTGCCGGTTTGA
- a CDS encoding helix-turn-helix transcriptional regulator produces the protein MAKYHVHQILFGTLLCFSVHAQDRYGPVLQLDDEPSTMERIRSVNRSIQAQNDQEGIDSLLQYVTSFAKEHDDRDLLKELHYLTAIQRSFTEQDARKRIRIFRSTLTKEAFKDDALYKGIILQEIGQNQFVLEEYGAAFQNSLKAQQIFRQLGYNKVANIGKYLHDLALDYYFFQNYEEVIKTMRLSTRLPKFNKNLDIQRYNTLRMAYLKLNQSDSALLYLDTAYQKAVQYRDTVWMGLVSGNIGEVYYAAESYQQSVPYFQKNYQLNKGSLAHFEVPLEAYADMAKAYMKTDSLAKARKFILLTEGSFPKKRAFKFGEQQGIETFKRQHYENCYTYYLKISAYQQAIRYRDSLRQVERAIDSKYNTAVIKMAQDQLRIQENRERIALQEQEKIALHFRYSLSVIAISLLAVIGFALYYVAQLKKKKERQVWLSEQRIRELAYENTRQSLKHAQLELQNLIQKTRENQQLIAQLQETKTSVKTSLLASLKEKNILTANDWDNFKKSFTKVYPNFIHSISCTYPFITQAEIRCLCLGKLQLSNNEMALMLGVSTNTILVTQHRIRKKLGLTKRDELRKLIHSI, from the coding sequence ATGGCAAAATACCATGTACATCAAATATTATTCGGCACCCTACTTTGTTTCTCCGTACATGCACAAGACAGGTACGGCCCGGTACTCCAATTGGATGATGAACCGTCGACCATGGAACGAATACGCTCCGTTAACCGGAGTATCCAAGCACAAAATGATCAAGAAGGAATCGATTCTTTATTGCAATACGTTACAAGCTTTGCCAAAGAGCATGATGACCGTGACCTGTTGAAGGAGCTTCACTATTTAACAGCAATCCAAAGATCTTTTACGGAGCAGGATGCCCGTAAACGTATTAGGATTTTTCGATCTACCTTGACAAAGGAAGCGTTCAAGGACGATGCTTTGTACAAAGGAATTATTTTGCAAGAAATCGGACAGAACCAGTTCGTGCTAGAGGAATACGGGGCAGCATTTCAAAATTCGCTTAAAGCGCAGCAAATTTTCAGACAGTTAGGTTATAATAAGGTAGCTAATATCGGCAAATACCTGCATGATCTTGCGTTGGATTATTACTTCTTTCAAAACTATGAGGAAGTGATTAAGACCATGAGACTCTCGACAAGACTTCCAAAGTTCAATAAAAACCTTGATATTCAACGATATAACACTTTAAGGATGGCCTATCTCAAATTAAATCAATCAGACAGTGCCCTGCTTTATTTAGACACCGCTTATCAGAAAGCCGTACAATATCGGGATACCGTTTGGATGGGCCTGGTTTCAGGGAACATCGGTGAAGTATATTACGCGGCGGAATCCTATCAGCAGTCAGTACCCTATTTTCAGAAAAACTACCAACTGAATAAAGGAAGCTTAGCGCATTTCGAAGTGCCGCTGGAAGCCTATGCGGATATGGCAAAAGCCTATATGAAAACCGATTCACTAGCGAAGGCGCGTAAATTCATCTTACTTACCGAAGGCAGTTTTCCAAAAAAAAGGGCTTTTAAATTTGGGGAACAGCAAGGCATTGAAACTTTTAAGCGACAGCACTACGAGAACTGTTATACATATTACCTTAAAATTTCGGCCTACCAGCAGGCAATACGCTATCGCGACAGTTTAAGACAGGTGGAAAGGGCGATAGATTCCAAATACAATACCGCGGTGATCAAAATGGCGCAAGATCAACTTAGGATACAGGAAAACAGAGAACGCATTGCCCTACAGGAGCAGGAAAAAATCGCTTTACATTTTCGATATAGTCTCTCCGTTATTGCAATATCGTTACTGGCCGTAATTGGTTTCGCGCTATATTACGTTGCGCAATTGAAGAAAAAGAAAGAACGGCAGGTATGGCTTAGCGAGCAGCGAATCCGGGAATTGGCCTACGAAAATACACGCCAGTCGTTAAAGCACGCGCAACTGGAGCTCCAAAATCTCATTCAGAAAACGCGTGAGAACCAGCAGCTCATTGCTCAACTTCAAGAAACGAAAACCAGTGTCAAAACAAGCCTGCTAGCATCATTAAAGGAAAAAAACATCCTGACCGCGAACGACTGGGATAATTTTAAAAAGTCCTTCACAAAAGTGTATCCCAATTTTATCCATAGCATCAGCTGCACCTATCCCTTCATTACTCAAGCAGAAATACGCTGCCTCTGTTTAGGAAAGCTGCAACTCAGCAATAATGAAATGGCATTGATGCTGGGTGTATCCACCAATACTATTTTGGTAACACAACACCGCATACGCAAAAAGCTTGGCCTCACCAAGCGCGATGAGCTTCGGAAGCTCATACATAGCATCTAG
- a CDS encoding DUF4625 domain-containing protein, translating into MYLQKKFVLLLFTTMQLFFSCSKEDDMPIDQAIPVIESLEIGSGDNGIGIIGRDFHFDMELTAGSLVENIQVNIQQRDDEAYAEEWSFTVNWNEYKGEGEVHVHKHFDIPDNAPEGLYDFVITINDENGSNLKEVRTIELLLAESLPVNPELYMFMVNKVDSGYFHIMHRGDFVNPEDTVFRKYEKISAMVEISNVKGDGQLYLLLIKKSANHLPETVDEIDFSKVLVTDTYAHENLSEAVSFSNFLQATDDQSSRPLPALTMGATEDNHLPNPSQITGDNNWENGEYCFGVVYTNSSHDISLHHYIEFEVTDF; encoded by the coding sequence ATGTACCTACAAAAAAAATTCGTCCTACTCTTATTCACCACTATGCAGTTGTTTTTCTCCTGCAGCAAAGAAGATGATATGCCAATCGATCAAGCGATTCCCGTCATAGAAAGCCTGGAAATCGGCTCAGGAGATAACGGCATTGGCATAATAGGGCGAGATTTCCATTTTGACATGGAACTGACTGCAGGCAGTCTAGTAGAAAACATTCAAGTCAATATACAACAGCGTGACGATGAAGCCTATGCTGAGGAATGGTCATTTACCGTGAATTGGAATGAATACAAAGGTGAAGGGGAAGTGCACGTGCATAAACATTTTGACATCCCAGATAATGCGCCGGAAGGTCTTTACGACTTTGTTATCACGATAAACGATGAGAACGGTTCGAATTTAAAAGAGGTTAGAACAATTGAGCTTTTACTTGCTGAGAGTCTTCCCGTGAATCCGGAACTTTACATGTTCATGGTCAATAAAGTCGATAGCGGCTATTTCCACATCATGCACCGGGGAGATTTCGTCAATCCGGAAGACACCGTTTTCCGTAAATACGAGAAGATAAGCGCCATGGTGGAGATCAGCAATGTGAAAGGCGACGGCCAACTATATTTACTTTTGATTAAGAAAAGTGCCAATCATCTGCCAGAGACCGTTGACGAGATTGACTTCTCCAAAGTTTTAGTTACAGACACCTACGCACATGAAAACCTCTCCGAGGCCGTCAGTTTCTCAAACTTTCTGCAAGCTACCGATGATCAATCATCTCGCCCGTTGCCAGCATTAACCATGGGTGCAACAGAAGACAATCATTTGCCTAATCCTAGCCAGATTACCGGCGACAATAACTGGGAAAATGGTGAATACTGTTTTGGCGTAGTATATACCAATTCCAGCCATGATATCAGCTTACACCATTACATTGAATTTGAGGTTACGGATTTTTAA
- a CDS encoding ABC transporter permease, with protein sequence MIKNHIRIAWRNLLKNKSYTAINIIGLAVSIAAVLLIALWVQNQFLYDNFYSNGEHIYKVRNRGHNEGKVFVHDITSAPVAKTLKQQYPEVTHAGRIYWASDRLFSYGAKNLKAKGNDVDADFLQVFDFPFIHGSAKGALDDPNSIVLMESLAKSLFGKEDPLGKTITMDSSEPYKVTGVLKELPTYTDFDFDFLIQLSPGREKNYGTSWQTNTYYTFVKLREGSDIAAFNKKVEPFVRTNASDKEQGSIFLYPMAKMHLYDRFENGIPVGGQIEQVRLVLGIGLLILLIACINFMNLATARSQKRSKEVGVRKVVGATKRSLVQQFLSESILLAFISGIIAIGVTVLCLPLFNSLLDKPLVMDWGNPVIWGLGSVFILSTGLLAGIYPAFVLSAFKPIKTLKGMTGRPRQVNLRQALVVLQFGIAVVLIAATLVIRLQIDFAGKRAVGYDVSQLIEIPAEGDMGSNYDVFKAELLRNGMATQVTRTGWPITTDASSASGMFSWEGATPEQVKNSFFVIVRTESDFVNTLGLTLADGRDLDYARLPADSASVLLNETAIKTMGLENPVGKYLKWGEDTYTIVGVVKDFITESPYRDFKPMLIRASKNFMMNVVIRSNPQFSMTENLQGIEKIIKKFNPAYPFTYNFVDQRYAEKFREQEQMARLAFVFSLLAIFISCLGLFGLASYIAETRIKEIGIRKVLGASVTGISTMLSKDFIKLVMIAILLATPIAWWTMNNWLNDFSYRIEIEWWMLVLSGGIAITIALLTVSTQAVRAARSNPVNSIRDV encoded by the coding sequence ATGATCAAGAACCATATCAGAATCGCTTGGCGAAACCTGTTGAAAAACAAGAGTTATACGGCTATCAACATTATTGGCTTGGCGGTGAGCATAGCTGCCGTATTATTGATCGCCCTATGGGTGCAGAACCAATTTCTATATGATAATTTTTATTCCAACGGGGAGCATATTTATAAAGTCAGGAACAGGGGCCACAATGAAGGGAAAGTTTTCGTGCATGATATTACCTCGGCTCCTGTAGCGAAAACGCTTAAGCAGCAGTATCCCGAGGTTACACATGCCGGACGTATATATTGGGCTTCAGATCGTCTTTTCTCCTATGGAGCGAAAAACCTCAAAGCCAAAGGAAATGATGTGGATGCTGATTTTTTGCAGGTATTCGATTTTCCTTTTATCCACGGGTCTGCCAAAGGTGCACTCGATGATCCCAACAGCATTGTGCTGATGGAAAGTCTGGCGAAAAGTCTTTTTGGTAAAGAGGATCCCTTAGGGAAAACGATTACCATGGATAGCAGCGAACCCTATAAAGTGACGGGAGTACTGAAGGAATTACCGACTTATACGGATTTTGATTTTGACTTTCTTATCCAATTGAGCCCCGGACGAGAAAAGAATTATGGTACCAGCTGGCAGACGAATACGTATTATACCTTCGTGAAGCTGCGAGAAGGTAGTGATATAGCAGCTTTCAATAAAAAAGTGGAACCGTTTGTCCGAACCAATGCGTCCGACAAGGAACAAGGCTCGATCTTCCTTTATCCCATGGCGAAAATGCATCTGTATGACCGTTTTGAGAATGGCATCCCCGTCGGAGGCCAAATCGAACAAGTGCGTTTGGTGCTGGGCATCGGTTTACTGATCTTGCTGATTGCCTGTATCAATTTTATGAACCTGGCAACTGCCCGAAGTCAAAAGCGCAGTAAGGAGGTCGGCGTACGAAAAGTAGTGGGGGCTACCAAAAGGAGCTTGGTACAACAGTTTCTCTCCGAATCCATTCTTTTAGCTTTTATTTCCGGTATCATCGCTATTGGTGTTACCGTGCTTTGTTTACCGCTATTTAATAGCTTGCTGGACAAACCCTTGGTGATGGATTGGGGAAACCCGGTCATTTGGGGACTGGGTTCTGTATTTATACTTTCTACGGGACTTCTTGCGGGTATCTATCCGGCCTTTGTCTTATCGGCATTCAAGCCTATTAAAACCTTGAAAGGTATGACAGGCAGGCCGCGTCAGGTAAACCTCAGGCAAGCCTTGGTTGTTTTACAGTTCGGCATTGCCGTTGTACTGATTGCGGCAACCTTAGTTATCCGTCTGCAGATTGATTTTGCTGGAAAAAGGGCAGTAGGCTACGACGTGTCGCAGCTGATCGAGATTCCCGCGGAAGGCGATATGGGTAGCAACTACGACGTGTTCAAAGCAGAGCTGCTGCGAAATGGTATGGCAACCCAGGTGACCCGCACCGGATGGCCAATAACTACAGACGCATCAAGCGCAAGCGGCATGTTCTCTTGGGAGGGCGCGACACCGGAACAGGTAAAGAACAGTTTTTTCGTGATTGTAAGAACAGAAAGTGATTTTGTGAACACGTTGGGTTTGACCTTAGCGGATGGGCGGGATCTGGATTATGCACGATTGCCCGCCGACAGTGCATCCGTTTTACTTAACGAAACGGCAATCAAAACGATGGGACTGGAAAACCCTGTTGGCAAATACTTAAAATGGGGTGAAGATACCTACACCATTGTAGGTGTTGTAAAGGATTTTATCACGGAATCCCCTTATCGGGACTTCAAACCAATGTTGATCCGTGCTTCAAAAAATTTCATGATGAATGTCGTTATCCGTAGTAATCCGCAATTTTCCATGACTGAAAATCTGCAGGGAATTGAAAAGATCATCAAAAAGTTCAACCCGGCCTATCCCTTTACCTATAACTTCGTCGATCAGCGCTATGCGGAAAAGTTTCGCGAACAGGAGCAGATGGCTCGGCTGGCATTTGTTTTCTCGCTATTGGCTATTTTTATTTCCTGCCTTGGTTTATTTGGTCTTGCTTCGTATATCGCCGAAACACGTATCAAGGAGATCGGTATACGGAAAGTATTGGGCGCTTCTGTAACGGGTATAAGCACCATGCTATCCAAGGATTTTATCAAACTGGTTATGATCGCCATTTTACTGGCCACACCGATCGCTTGGTGGACAATGAACAACTGGCTCAATGATTTCAGTTATCGTATCGAAATAGAATGGTGGATGCTTGTATTGTCCGGGGGGATAGCCATTACCATTGCACTGCTTACGGTGAGTACCCAAGCGGTGCGTGCGGCGCGGTCTAACCCAGTGAACAGTATAAGAGATGTTTAG